The genomic segment TGGTTAAAAAATAAGTGAGAGCACAGACCAGCCACTGGCAAATCAATTATGAACCCCCACACCCATTATCCTGTGCAGCACTGCACCTCCTCGACAATGCACTTGACCAAACCATCTTTATTTACACATGACTTAATCTACATGTGACTGAAGATCAAAAAGGCATAAGACTGTGACTGGAATAAtgcaccattaactagttaataaTACAAATCAGACTAAAACATGGtcataagtttctcctatgtGAGTCTTATTTGTGTACTACAAGTGTTTGTTTACACTGCAGTTTTACAAATATTTTTGAAGTTATACTGCACACGTCTTCTCCAGATCGGGATTCTATACCCACTGTGTATTTTGATGACTTGGAGAAGCACGAAAACATGTACAGATTGTAAGATGAACTGCAACAAATGAAAATGTTGAAAGCCTTCAACAGGAGGTGCCTGCATCACTGCTGGACCATCTAGtataaaaattaaatgaaaaacaaCCAACTGTGGCactggaacagcttttcacctcTTTGTCAGAAAAACCAAGGGCAAGTTTATGAAGAATGTCGTATATAAGTAGAGCATCCACCACTCTGAAGTTGTAGAGGTTAGCGATGACCAGAAGCAAGTTTTCCGCTTCTTTGGTGCTGACATCTTCTCCGAGACCCAAAAGCTGCATACGGTCATGCCATCTGATGACAAACTCGTTCAAGATGTGGGCGCCCACCTGTAAAAGAATAATTTATAAACATTTCTATAACTAAGATTATGAGCAAACTGAAAACTTACAAAGTTTATATTATATAAAGTGCATAACTCcacgggaaagtggaacagaaatcttcctccgtaagctatgcgtgttgtaagaggcgactaaaatgccgggagcaagggtccAGTAACCCCCgtctcctatataaattactatatgtaaaaagaaacaCTTCTGTGTCTTCTTTTCAGGTCAGCAGGCCTGTGTGTCAAACAAAAAAAGTCCGTAAAATTTGTATCATAAACAACGAACCAGACATTCAAAACAAGCTTCTCGAATACTGTAAATAAATGCATATTTGAGAAGGCTAAAAGTTATGGATGCAACTTTTTTAATGTAACCTAAAATGAAAATGATAGCAAATGTATAAGTAGATGTTTTATAGATCAAGATGCAACACTCATATATACTTATCAAATAAAATATGAAGTACGTACTGCACTCcatgcattaaccctttgactgtttcaggcccctttctgaaactgtcattctatgtcactcaatttttgaaaaaaaaaaaattattttttcttatgaaatgatagagaatcttttcccgatggtaatgacaccaaaagttctaCATTTGGTCGAAAattcatggaattatgctcctgcgaagttagcggtctcggcgacatatgcgtatcggcgatttcgccgactttgagccctattttcagccaattccattgttccagttgaccaaactcatagctatttctttagaactccattttatctatcagctgagtacaagaaacctcccatttactaatctggactacccaatatggtggtcagaaattggcaatttggccaatttcacgcaaactaaaaaagatgccaatttcaaaatagggtccagaataaacaaggtagacattcgtggcactaaaataacatatgctctgttcattagtcacatctctaggcccctcttatattattattgctttctattttgattttttattcatacaaaaaaatacaaaatttactgttatgcagactactgcattattgtaaaaatggtataaataatatcagtgcactagtgaaagaatattagacttcccagttgacgtgtattggacgtgtggtgtgatttatttactcctgaacattggtaaaaatcgaacatttccgctattttgagctcagtttcaaggtcgttttcatcgtcaaagtaatgaaaatcatctctatttctgtaatatgttttccattttatcacctaagaccatgaaaacgcgaatacaacgataaatactatacgaaaatacacctcaaagtcggcgttttattccaaaaaaacgatcagttttttttttctcattacgcaatgtgtgctgcaggattttttttatgtggtgcacactgaccacacagacccattctctcacatgtgggcctaccagctttctcccgcttgatttgaagccgctagaattattgagtatatatacatcagaaacattggctcgtaagacgtatttatacgtcgaaaacagtcaaagggttaatgattgGGTGAAAAACACTGTCTTATCGACACAAATTTATACGATGCACAGAGTAAATTCTATTTCATAATTACCTGTAAGACTGATTTCAACTTACCTCAGAGCCTACATTAGAAGAGAGAACTGCCACCAGCATAACGTGCTCCTGAACCAACCTCTCAGTACTCAATGttggtgccacaattgattcTAATAGGATGTCTGTGAGTGTGTCACTCATATCCTTGTGGCTATATTTTACATACATTTCTTCAATCTGGTTGGCAATCCCAGCCATGTTACTCTCTGTCAGACGATTTAGAAGTCCTTTCAGAGTTTTCTTAATGTTTGCAAGTTGTTCTTTCTTTTTCTCATCAGCATCGAGGGCCATCAGTTTGCGGAGTGCTGGTGGAATATATTTACCATTACTCGCAGCTTGCATATCCTTATCTTTTACTATGTTGCCATCTTTATCTCGTAAATATCCATAAATATCTTCGGTTAAACAATCTTCTTGCTGGTGAAGATCACCATCTTTACTTTCACTGCCACTAAATTCAGCACTAACTTGACATTTCATCCTGTTAGCTACAATTTGCTCACTCACTCCATATTCATTAAAAAGATTAACAGTACCCTGAGAATCCTTAGACTCAGTATCAAATTCTGAATCCCTCTCATGCGACTCTGTTTTCTGAATGGAACTGATGCTCGAAATTCTTGATTTTGTGAACTCTTTAAAATCTGTATCGCTAATATTTTTGACAACAGATTCAAACTTATCATCATCACTTGGTggaaattcatcatcttcatTACTGCTGGGCATCAAGACTTTGATTGTGTCAGACTGAGTTTTGTTCTCATTCACTTCATCTTCATCAAGGCTAAATTCACCAGTATACTGAGAATTCTCAGATTCGTCATTAAATTCTGAATCCCTCATATACGAGTCTGTTTTCTGAATAGAATCAGCTTCACCATTAACTTGATTTTTaatctttttcttctttctttgatTCTGCACTGGAGAATCTTTATCATGGCTGCATATCAAGACTTTGATACTGTCAGACCTAATTTTGTTTTCATTTAGTTCGTCTTCATCAGGGCTAAATTCACCAGTACACTGAGAATTTTCAGATTCGTTATTAAATTCTGAATCTCTCTTATAAGAGTCTGTTTTCTGAATTTTGTTTTCATTTAGTTCGTCTTCATCAGGGCTAAATTCACCAGTACATTGAGAATTCTCAGACTCGTTATTAAATTCTGAATCTCTCTTATACGAATCTTTTTTCTGAATGGAATCATTGCTTGAAATTTTTGATTTTGTAAAGTCAGCTTCAACATTTTTAGCATCAATATTTTTTACAGCAGAATCAATTACTCTATCATTAACTTGATTTTTaatctttttcttctttctttgatTCTGCACTGGCATTGACACTGGAGAATCATCATTACTGGACGTCGAAACTTTGCTACTGTTAGCGTGAATTTTGTACTCATTCAATTCATCTTCATCAGAACTAAATTCACCAGTACACTGAGACTCTTTGGACTCAGAATCATATTTGACATCCTTATACGAGTATGCTTTCTGGATTGAATTATTGCTCAAAATTTCTGAGTTTATGAACTCTGCCTCAACAGTAGAATCAGCCTCTTCATTGCTAATTTGCTGTTTCATCTTTTTCTTCTGTCTCTGATTCTGCACTGAAGAATCTTCATCACTGCTAGATGTCAAAACAgctcttttctttctctttggagCAACTCTTTTGGATAGATAACTTATTCTAGCCAAGTTGCTATCTTCATCCTCATCTGAGTTATAAATGTCAAGATTGacatttttgttttttattttcttGTACAGTTTCTTCTCTCTTATCTTTGGTGTATCTTTTTGCTTCCTTGGAATAACATCCTCAACAGTACCCTGGCTTGAAGGGTTATTTTTCACACTGTTCTCGGGACTACTGCCATTACCATCGCTCTCATCACTAATTATGATCATTCTCTGTCTCATCACAGGGGAAGAATCACTGAATTCACTAGGAAGCTCATCACTACAACTGCTGAATTCCACGTGACCATCGCTGACCACAAACCCTTCTAAATCCTCATCATCATCGCTGTTGCTTGAGTATCTATCAATATCATTTTCTTCACCATTTTTTAAAATCTCAGGTTTACTATAATAACCACAGCCACCTTCAAAGGCCAACTCTGGGTCATTTCTAAAGTCATAAGTTAAATCACTGTTGCCATCACTTTCTTCCCTATCTGACTCTTCAGCTTCTAAGTCCAAAAAGTTCTCCatgtcttcttcatcatcatcttcatcattatCTTCTTCATCATTATCTTCTTcatcattttcatcatcattatcTTCGTCTTGTTCGTCTTTTTCTTTTtcatctccttctcctccttcatcATCATCACAATTATCACTTTGTTCAATATCACTTCTGTATGAAAAAGGACTATTTTCCAAATTATTTGTACTATCATTCTCGTCACTATTTACGTCATCCTCATTGTTACTAAGTGAATTTCCACTCTCACTTAAATCTTTATCATATGCGTTATCGGAGTCATCAGAATCATCTTTCGTGGTTTCTCTTTGCATACTATTTGCTTTTTCACCAAGAACAGCCATCATATCCTTCTCATATTCTTCATCACTgtcatgaataacatcatcttcCTTGTATTTGTCAATATTAACCATTGTGCCATCTTCGATATCTTCCAAGATGCTTCCAAAGTCATCAGCAAATATTGATGCAACCTTTTTCTTCTGATGAGGTTTCCTATATCCCAGAAGCCTTGCTAACTTGTTTACTTCCTTCGTATCCATTTCTTGACCTTTTCTTAGACTTTTCAACTTCTGTTTG from the Cherax quadricarinatus isolate ZL_2023a chromosome 89, ASM3850222v1, whole genome shotgun sequence genome contains:
- the LOC128697189 gene encoding nucleolar MIF4G domain-containing protein 1 homolog; its protein translation is MKVKKTGKVMQSSGFRTKILGRKHDRKLKRQQKKQQRALFYTRFHKVNKPSEVKMQTKVQQLHEHEETGKKKLKKNKIPEKHEAMDEPVSAASDEEVGGFKLSSSSSDRMARLQEYVRRATGIENDDSRMSSKETKVQQTKFQTQPEGELLIKDKQKLKSLRKGQEMDTKEVNKLARLLGYRKPHQKKKVASIFADDFGSILEDIEDGTMVNIDKYKEDDVIHDSDEEYEKDMMAVLGEKANSMQRETTKDDSDDSDNAYDKDLSESGNSLSNNEDDVNSDENDSTNNLENSPFSYRSDIEQSDNCDDDEGGEGDEKEKDEQDEDNDDENDEEDNDEEDNDEDDDEEDMENFLDLEAEESDREESDGNSDLTYDFRNDPELAFEGGCGYYSKPEILKNGEENDIDRYSSNSDDDEDLEGFVVSDGHVEFSSCSDELPSEFSDSSPVMRQRMIIISDESDGNGSSPENSVKNNPSSQGTVEDVIPRKQKDTPKIREKKLYKKIKNKNVNLDIYNSDEDEDSNLARISYLSKRVAPKRKKRAVLTSSSDEDSSVQNQRQKKKMKQQISNEEADSTVEAEFINSEILSNNSIQKAYSYKDVKYDSESKESQCTGEFSSDEDELNEYKIHANSSKVSTSSNDDSPVSMPVQNQRKKKKIKNQVNDRVIDSAVKNIDAKNVEADFTKSKISSNDSIQKKDSYKRDSEFNNESENSQCTGEFSPDEDELNENKIQKTDSYKRDSEFNNESENSQCTGEFSPDEDELNENKIRSDSIKVLICSHDKDSPVQNQRKKKKIKNQVNGEADSIQKTDSYMRDSEFNDESENSQYTGEFSLDEDEVNENKTQSDTIKVLMPSSNEDDEFPPSDDDKFESVVKNISDTDFKEFTKSRISSISSIQKTESHERDSEFDTESKDSQGTVNLFNEYGVSEQIVANRMKCQVSAEFSGSESKDGDLHQQEDCLTEDIYGYLRDKDGNIVKDKDMQAASNGKYIPPALRKLMALDADEKKKEQLANIKKTLKGLLNRLTESNMAGIANQIEEMYVKYSHKDMSDTLTDILLESIVAPTLSTERLVQEHVMLVAVLSSNVGSEVGAHILNEFVIRWHDRMQLLGLGEDVSTKEAENLLLVIANLYNFRVVDALLIYDILHKLALGFSDKEVELILLVLRSVGFTLRKDDPEALKSLVTKIQTQASISQKKNEDSARYSRVCFTLEVLRAIKNNNMAKVPNYDPSHVEHLKKVLKGMVRRGTQAALLKVTLEDLLKARESGRWWIVGSAWSGNLPGEKPPPDHRSLKNFNRKNVLESEFTEKFKQKAAKLQLSCPPRINILYIITEGSEDYLDAFNKLLQLSLPHQQQQEFFSVILLCCQKSKVYNPYYSCLANTMCKFDRKYKNLLKFALWDKFTEIESMKARAVSNLAKFMSHLLGEQTVNLSILKNISFVEIENKMISFLRQTLFSVLIHPMSADALECIFSVLNVSPKLHHLSQGLKLFILKFLVIKKDDNAKYQMLSKRIQCAVDILSRGGGVRL